A single Actinomycetes bacterium DNA region contains:
- a CDS encoding MazG nucleotide pyrophosphohydrolase domain-containing protein: GGAMELAEFQARIEATFGERDRARGVDGTFRWWVEEIGEVAKALRRRDPAELEHELGDALAWLASVAGTVGVDLEKAVARYADGCPRCGRSPCGCPPA, from the coding sequence GGGAGGCGCGATGGAGCTGGCCGAGTTCCAGGCCCGGATCGAGGCGACGTTCGGCGAGCGCGACCGGGCCCGGGGGGTGGACGGCACCTTCCGCTGGTGGGTCGAGGAGATCGGTGAGGTGGCCAAGGCCTTGCGCCGCCGCGACCCGGCCGAGCTCGAGCACGAGCTGGGTGATGCCCTCGCCTGGCTCGCCAGCGTCGCCGGCACGGTCGGGGTGGACCTCGAGAAGGCGGTTGCCAGGTACGCCGACGGCTGCCCACGCTGCGGGCGCTCGCCCTGTGGGTGCCCGCCCGCGTGA
- a CDS encoding GNAT family N-acetyltransferase, whose amino-acid sequence MPRRYRRARPEEHRVLVVQDAQAFGDSTVRADIDRSLARTPLEELRVLADDDGARVGLLLARTQRVFWGGRPVPAGQVSGLSVAAEHRGKGAGGELLRAYLAEAHSRGAAICTLFPATVPLYRGAGFEYAGTWTLYEAAARHLPLGWPEGYRAVALPPSEDPAPLMERFARTLPDRSGQIERDATIWRDFILRERQGGVPQAFLVDGPDGPDGWAVLKVDEHASAREATATVDVIDWGAVSAGGWRSLLTLAAGFASLDARVLWKGPEVEPLALLLREQDVRQARQFRFMARVLDVPGAFSARGYPDGARGRLTLEVADDACPWVAGTWTVEVEGGEGKAARVASQTDAASTDASGLAALFAGYVDPGRLAELGIVTGLSAEEVAFLRAVHAGPTPWSADFY is encoded by the coding sequence GTGCCACGCAGGTACCGACGGGCTCGGCCCGAAGAGCATCGCGTCCTGGTGGTCCAGGACGCCCAGGCGTTCGGCGACTCGACCGTGCGCGCCGATATCGACCGCTCCCTGGCCCGGACGCCGCTCGAGGAGCTGCGGGTGCTCGCCGACGACGACGGCGCCCGCGTCGGCCTGCTGCTCGCCCGCACCCAGCGGGTCTTCTGGGGCGGCCGGCCGGTCCCGGCCGGCCAGGTGTCGGGGCTCTCGGTCGCGGCCGAGCACCGCGGCAAGGGCGCCGGGGGCGAGCTGCTGCGCGCCTACCTGGCCGAGGCCCACAGCCGCGGCGCCGCAATCTGCACGCTGTTCCCGGCCACCGTGCCTCTGTACCGGGGGGCCGGCTTCGAGTACGCCGGGACCTGGACGCTCTACGAGGCGGCCGCCCGCCACCTGCCGCTGGGCTGGCCTGAGGGGTACCGGGCGGTGGCGCTGCCACCGTCGGAGGACCCGGCCCCGCTGATGGAGCGGTTCGCCCGCACCCTTCCCGACCGCAGCGGCCAGATCGAGCGGGACGCCACCATCTGGCGCGACTTCATCCTGCGCGAGCGCCAAGGGGGCGTGCCCCAGGCGTTCCTGGTCGACGGGCCGGACGGACCCGACGGTTGGGCGGTGCTCAAGGTCGACGAGCACGCCTCGGCGCGCGAGGCGACCGCCACCGTGGACGTGATCGACTGGGGCGCGGTCTCCGCGGGCGGCTGGCGTTCGCTGCTCACCCTGGCCGCCGGCTTCGCGTCCCTGGACGCCCGCGTGCTCTGGAAGGGGCCGGAGGTGGAGCCGCTTGCGCTGCTGCTCCGCGAGCAGGACGTCAGGCAGGCCCGCCAGTTCCGCTTCATGGCCAGGGTCCTCGACGTGCCGGGCGCCTTCTCGGCCCGTGGCTACCCGGACGGCGCCCGGGGCCGGCTCACCCTGGAGGTGGCCGACGACGCCTGCCCGTGGGTGGCTGGCACCTGGACCGTGGAGGTCGAGGGAGGCGAGGGCAAGGCGGCCCGGGTCGCCAGCCAGACCGACGCAGCCAGCACCGACGCGTCCGGCCTGGCCGCCCTGTTCGCCGGCTATGTCGACCCTGGCCGCCTGGCCGAGCTGGGGATCGTCACCGGCCTGTCCGCCGAGGAGGTCGCCTTCCTGCGTGCGGTCCACGCCGGGCCGACACCGTGGAGCGCCGACTTCTACTGA
- a CDS encoding metalloregulator ArsR/SmtB family transcription factor: MPLTSGSRQAVAGRVEPSVVRSDEETGSTVVLGASPVLELFFALCAHAREPAVELPWHHAFAQELDAGGATLFERFYKRFDGGLLLADLFAVGPHRDLEGFPPWIESLTEAQFLWLATGRTVPRAAIEDVLCGRLALRDLHLPPGYRDEAGMLFEDPKGSQAQFAALLGHALTAGWADEAEALRPFWREALERQDADLGRLGLQAFLRRFGEAPRFLAQLRKLRASVRVELVPSCYIGARWANVFGPGHMVCAFQVRPPGWSADDTLTLELVRRRAEALAEPSRLSLLRMVALGEATGGRALAARSGLTPATVSRHMAQLARAGLVTSHVHGREVRYELDPASVRSFGPHLLQVLGQPPPPERS; encoded by the coding sequence ATGCCGTTGACGAGTGGGTCACGACAGGCGGTCGCCGGCCGGGTCGAGCCATCGGTGGTGCGGTCGGACGAGGAGACCGGCTCCACGGTCGTGCTCGGGGCGTCGCCCGTGCTCGAGCTGTTCTTCGCGCTCTGCGCCCACGCCCGCGAGCCGGCCGTGGAGCTGCCCTGGCACCATGCGTTCGCCCAGGAGCTCGACGCGGGCGGGGCCACGCTCTTCGAGCGTTTCTACAAGCGCTTCGACGGCGGCCTGCTCCTGGCCGACCTGTTCGCGGTCGGTCCGCACCGGGACCTCGAGGGATTCCCGCCCTGGATCGAGTCGCTCACCGAGGCGCAGTTCCTCTGGCTCGCGACTGGCCGGACCGTGCCCAGGGCCGCCATCGAGGACGTCCTCTGTGGCCGGCTTGCCCTCCGTGACCTGCACCTCCCCCCCGGGTACAGGGACGAAGCAGGCATGCTGTTCGAGGACCCCAAGGGCTCACAGGCGCAGTTCGCCGCGCTCCTCGGCCACGCCCTGACCGCGGGCTGGGCGGACGAAGCCGAGGCGCTGCGCCCCTTCTGGCGGGAGGCGCTCGAGCGCCAGGACGCCGACCTCGGCCGGCTCGGACTGCAGGCGTTCCTGCGCCGGTTCGGGGAAGCCCCCCGGTTCCTCGCCCAGCTCAGGAAGCTGCGCGCCAGCGTCCGGGTCGAGCTGGTCCCCTCCTGCTACATCGGCGCGCGCTGGGCCAACGTGTTCGGCCCCGGCCACATGGTCTGCGCGTTCCAGGTCCGCCCGCCGGGATGGTCGGCCGACGACACCCTCACCCTCGAGCTGGTGCGGCGGCGGGCCGAGGCCCTGGCCGAGCCGAGCCGCCTGTCGCTGCTGCGCATGGTCGCGCTCGGGGAGGCGACCGGCGGCCGCGCCCTGGCCGCCCGCTCCGGCCTGACCCCGGCCACCGTCTCCCGCCACATGGCCCAGCTCGCCCGGGCCGGCCTGGTCACCAGCCACGTCCATGGGCGCGAGGTCCGCTACGAGCTGGACCCGGCCTCGGTGCGCAGCTTTGGGCCCCACCTGCTCCAGGTGCTCGGGCAGCCGCCCCCGCCCGAGCGCTCGTAA
- a CDS encoding aspartate-semialdehyde dehydrogenase: MTRAVIVGATGAVGEDLRRIMVERELPVDEVRLVASSRSVGRSVPFGDRELEVEALAPEAFDGAAVAFFSAGGGVSREWAPVAATRGAVVVDNSSAWRMHPQVPLVDADVNPGAALDHPLGIVANPNCTTLTITPVLACLRDLAGLVAITPTSFQAAGGSGQQGMEELAEQTAKLAGERDLLRYGGRPEALPEGRVFPRPLAFNVVPQCMGFDESGYTVEELKLRNEPRKILGLPDLASHPTCVRVPVMVGHSVSVRAVCERPVDLAALRERLAGAPGVTAAGDPAGYPTPLEVAGTDGVFVGRVRADLADPCAVLFWSVADNLRKGAALNAVQIGGALLAACA, from the coding sequence GTGACCAGGGCGGTGATCGTGGGGGCGACCGGGGCGGTCGGGGAGGACCTGCGCCGCATCATGGTCGAGCGGGAGCTGCCCGTGGACGAAGTCCGCCTGGTCGCCTCGTCCCGCTCGGTGGGCCGGAGCGTGCCCTTCGGCGACCGTGAGCTCGAGGTCGAGGCGCTGGCTCCCGAGGCGTTCGACGGCGCAGCGGTCGCCTTCTTCTCGGCTGGCGGCGGCGTGTCCCGCGAGTGGGCGCCGGTGGCGGCGACCCGCGGCGCGGTGGTGGTCGACAACTCCAGCGCCTGGCGCATGCACCCGCAGGTGCCCCTGGTCGACGCCGACGTCAACCCGGGCGCCGCGCTCGACCACCCGCTCGGGATCGTGGCCAACCCCAACTGCACCACCCTGACGATCACCCCGGTGCTGGCCTGCCTGCGGGACCTGGCCGGCCTGGTGGCGATCACGCCCACCTCGTTCCAGGCCGCGGGCGGCTCCGGGCAGCAGGGCATGGAGGAGCTGGCCGAGCAGACCGCGAAGCTGGCCGGCGAGCGCGACCTGCTCCGCTACGGCGGCCGGCCCGAGGCGCTCCCCGAGGGCCGGGTGTTCCCGCGCCCGCTCGCGTTCAACGTCGTCCCCCAGTGCATGGGGTTCGACGAGTCCGGCTACACCGTCGAGGAGCTCAAGCTGCGCAACGAGCCGCGCAAGATCCTCGGGCTGCCGGACCTGGCCAGCCACCCGACCTGCGTGCGGGTGCCGGTCATGGTCGGCCACTCGGTCTCGGTCCGGGCGGTCTGCGAGCGGCCGGTCGACCTGGCCGCGCTCCGCGAGCGTCTGGCCGGCGCACCGGGGGTGACCGCGGCTGGCGACCCGGCCGGCTACCCGACACCGCTCGAGGTCGCAGGCACCGACGGCGTGTTCGTGGGCCGCGTCCGGGCCGACCTGGCCGACCCCTGCGCCGTGCTGTTCTGGTCGGTGGCCGACAACCTGCGCAAGGGTGCCGCACTGAACGCGGTCCAGATCGGCGGGGCCCTGCTCGCGGCCTGCGCCTGA
- a CDS encoding aspartate kinase, which translates to MALIVQKYGGTSVADASRIRRVAERVVATRQIGNQVVVVVSAMGDTTDDLVALAHRVSPDPPPRELDMLLTAGERISMALLAMAIADLGVTAKSFTGSQAGILTDTLHGKARILDVRAGRISEALGDGHVVIVAGFQGVSTTRDVTTLGRGGSDTTAVALAAALGAASCEIYTDVDGVYTADPRLVPEARKLHVVSYEEMLELAACGARVLMLRCVEYARRYGIVLHVRSSFTDAPGTWVRKEDERMEKAIISGVPHDTSEAKVTLVRVPDKPGIAARVMRAIAEQSVNVDMIVQNVSHGGTTDISFTVPKTDLAQAMLVLEKVRDEVGADQVEADENVAKVSLVGAGMKSSPGVAAAMFEALAEAGVNIEMISTSTIRISCVVRAADVATAVRAIHDRFHLSEEAEFRHEHPDGTAEIPVIR; encoded by the coding sequence ATGGCCCTGATCGTGCAGAAGTACGGGGGGACCTCGGTCGCGGACGCGTCGAGGATCCGGCGCGTCGCCGAGCGGGTGGTCGCCACCAGGCAGATCGGCAACCAGGTCGTGGTGGTGGTCTCCGCGATGGGGGACACCACCGACGACCTGGTCGCGCTCGCCCACCGGGTCAGCCCCGACCCGCCCCCGCGCGAGCTCGACATGCTGCTGACCGCCGGCGAGCGGATCTCGATGGCGCTGCTCGCCATGGCCATCGCCGACCTCGGGGTCACCGCCAAGTCGTTCACCGGCTCGCAGGCCGGGATCCTCACTGACACCCTGCACGGCAAGGCCCGCATCCTCGACGTGCGCGCGGGCCGGATCAGCGAGGCGCTCGGCGACGGGCACGTGGTCATCGTGGCCGGGTTCCAGGGCGTGTCGACCACGCGGGACGTCACCACGCTGGGCCGAGGTGGCTCCGACACCACCGCGGTGGCCCTGGCGGCGGCTCTCGGCGCAGCGAGCTGCGAGATCTACACCGACGTTGACGGCGTGTACACCGCCGACCCGCGCCTGGTGCCGGAAGCGCGCAAGCTGCACGTGGTCTCCTACGAGGAGATGCTGGAGCTGGCCGCCTGCGGGGCCCGCGTGCTGATGCTCCGCTGCGTGGAGTACGCCCGCAGGTACGGCATCGTGCTGCACGTCCGCTCGAGCTTCACCGACGCCCCTGGGACCTGGGTGCGGAAGGAGGACGAACGAATGGAGAAGGCGATCATCTCGGGGGTGCCGCACGACACCTCGGAGGCCAAGGTGACCCTGGTGCGCGTCCCCGACAAGCCGGGGATCGCCGCCCGGGTCATGCGGGCCATCGCCGAGCAGAGCGTGAACGTGGACATGATCGTGCAGAACGTCTCGCACGGCGGCACCACCGACATCTCGTTCACGGTGCCCAAGACCGACCTGGCCCAGGCCATGCTGGTGCTCGAGAAGGTGCGCGACGAGGTGGGGGCCGACCAGGTCGAAGCGGACGAGAACGTGGCCAAGGTGTCGCTGGTCGGGGCGGGCATGAAGTCCAGCCCGGGGGTGGCCGCCGCGATGTTCGAGGCGCTGGCCGAGGCGGGCGTGAACATCGAGATGATCTCCACCTCGACGATCCGCATCTCCTGCGTCGTCCGGGCCGCCGACGTGGCCACGGCGGTGCGGGCCATCCACGACCGGTTCCACCTGTCCGAGGAGGCCGAGTTCCGCCACGAGCATCCCGACGGCACTGCCGAGATCCCGGTGATCCGGTGA
- the recR gene encoding recombination mediator RecR: MYEGPVQDLIDELGRLPGVGPKSAQRIAFHLLKVEPADAERLARAIHEVKAKVHFCRVCFNVAAGDLCRICRDTRRDPTLVCVVEEPRDLVAIERTQEFRGRYHVLGGAISPIEGVGPDDLRIRELLGRVEPDAIREVILATNPNVEGEATAMYLARLLTPLGIRVTRIASGLPVGGDLEYADEVTLGRAFAGRREMPV; the protein is encoded by the coding sequence CTGTACGAGGGACCGGTCCAGGACCTGATCGACGAGCTGGGGCGGCTGCCCGGCGTCGGTCCCAAGAGTGCCCAGCGGATCGCGTTCCACCTGCTCAAGGTCGAGCCGGCCGACGCGGAGCGGCTGGCCCGGGCCATCCACGAGGTCAAGGCCAAGGTCCACTTCTGCCGGGTCTGCTTCAACGTGGCCGCGGGCGACCTGTGCCGCATCTGCCGCGACACCCGGCGCGACCCCACCCTGGTCTGTGTGGTCGAGGAGCCGCGGGACCTGGTCGCGATCGAGCGTACCCAGGAGTTCCGGGGCCGCTACCACGTGCTCGGCGGGGCGATCAGCCCGATCGAGGGCGTGGGCCCGGACGACCTGCGCATCCGCGAGCTGCTCGGGCGGGTGGAGCCCGACGCCATCCGCGAGGTGATCCTGGCCACCAACCCCAACGTCGAGGGCGAGGCGACCGCCATGTACCTCGCCCGCCTGCTCACCCCGCTCGGGATCCGGGTCACCCGCATCGCGAGCGGGCTGCCCGTCGGCGGCGACCTCGAGTACGCCGACGAGGTGACCCTTGGCCGCGCCTTCGCGGGCCGCCGCGAGATGCCGGTCTGA
- a CDS encoding YbaB/EbfC family nucleoid-associated protein, whose protein sequence is MGRGGMGRGGGFNPNQMLKQLQKMQQEMEDTQAQLAEEVVEGTAGGGVVTARVKGDNTVESVVIDPAALDPDDVEMLGDLVTAAVNEGLRKAKDLAAERLGGITQGIGLPPGLGL, encoded by the coding sequence ATGGGTCGCGGTGGCATGGGTCGCGGTGGCGGCTTCAACCCCAACCAGATGCTCAAGCAGCTGCAGAAGATGCAGCAGGAGATGGAGGACACCCAGGCCCAGCTGGCCGAGGAGGTCGTCGAGGGCACGGCCGGCGGGGGCGTGGTGACCGCGAGGGTCAAGGGCGACAACACCGTCGAGTCGGTGGTCATAGACCCGGCCGCCCTCGACCCCGACGACGTCGAGATGCTCGGCGACCTCGTCACCGCCGCGGTCAACGAGGGCCTGCGCAAGGCCAAGGACCTGGCAGCCGAGCGCCTGGGCGGCATCACCCAGGGCATAGGGCTGCCGCCCGGCCTGGGGTTGTAG
- the dnaX gene encoding DNA polymerase III subunit gamma/tau, with the protein MAYVSLYRKWRPQTFSDLVGQDHVVGTLVNALRTGQVHHALLFTGTRGTGKTSTARILAKALNCERGPTPEPCNQCEQCVAITEGTSLDVIEIDAASHGSVDDARDLREKASYAPASARYKVYIVDEAHMVTTQGFNAMLKVLEEPPEHVRFVFATTEPHKVIEAIRSRCQQHDFRRIRTAVLVEDFARICAAEGVDIDQPALELVARAADGSHRDGMSRLDQVLTYAGKRVRLDDVAQVLGMLPVELRFDLAEALAAHRVADVFACIERVSEAGHDLHQFAREALEHVRDLYVLRVAPESSGLVDVTAETRERLAAQAERFDPGGLGRLVRILGDLYLDLRTATDQRLVLEIGLARAALPEASLDADALLARIERLERRLAIGTGEPAQATPPAGPSVARAAAGPVSTPSSAGPVSTPSSAGLASTRASAGPVPASSAPFRSAATPAAPAATGASAASGAADPAAGATGAAPPVDGRAVARAAPASTRAPAAAGRDGGKRDGGKRAGSPDGQAGSGGDGGARAGGRAAASSTRQSVPNAGSRAAATRPTPASPSHQGAPDPAVDGDWAPAPPAPSAPIDLDLVLRSWPLVVDKVRAASRVAATYLDNGRPVAVEGRQVVVEFPPESRFYADALSKEGRSKRVDAALETVLGGGLGIRLTVGETTAVPAPTADLPATSPPGGGPPATDPEPLPPGEPPPAAVDLAEFEVDPENDQGEVLDSDADTRAVADWAARELGGEVIAERPNDEAGRGAATARTKERGPGGRGQRGPAKERGRR; encoded by the coding sequence ATGGCGTACGTCTCCCTGTACCGCAAATGGCGACCGCAGACCTTCTCCGACCTGGTCGGGCAGGACCACGTGGTCGGCACGCTGGTGAACGCCTTGCGCACCGGCCAGGTGCACCACGCCCTGCTGTTCACCGGCACCCGGGGGACGGGCAAGACGTCGACCGCACGCATCCTGGCGAAGGCGCTCAACTGCGAGCGCGGGCCCACGCCCGAGCCGTGCAACCAGTGCGAGCAGTGCGTCGCGATCACCGAGGGCACCAGCCTGGACGTCATCGAGATCGACGCGGCCAGCCACGGGTCGGTGGACGACGCCCGCGACCTGCGCGAGAAGGCGAGCTACGCGCCCGCCTCGGCCCGCTACAAGGTCTACATCGTCGACGAGGCCCACATGGTCACCACCCAGGGCTTCAACGCGATGCTGAAGGTGCTCGAGGAGCCGCCCGAGCACGTCCGCTTCGTCTTCGCCACCACCGAGCCGCACAAGGTCATCGAGGCGATCCGCTCGCGCTGCCAGCAGCACGACTTCCGCCGCATCCGCACCGCGGTGCTGGTCGAGGACTTCGCCAGGATCTGTGCGGCCGAAGGGGTGGACATCGACCAGCCCGCCCTCGAGCTGGTCGCCAGGGCGGCCGACGGCTCTCACCGGGACGGCATGAGCCGCCTCGACCAGGTGCTCACCTACGCGGGCAAGCGGGTGCGGCTGGACGACGTCGCCCAGGTCCTTGGGATGCTGCCGGTCGAGCTCCGCTTCGACCTGGCCGAGGCGCTGGCGGCGCACCGGGTGGCCGACGTGTTCGCCTGCATCGAGCGGGTCTCCGAAGCCGGCCACGACCTCCACCAGTTCGCCCGCGAGGCGCTCGAGCACGTGCGCGACCTGTACGTGCTCCGGGTCGCGCCGGAGTCGTCCGGCCTGGTCGACGTCACCGCCGAGACGCGGGAGCGGCTGGCCGCCCAGGCCGAGCGGTTCGACCCCGGCGGGCTGGGCCGCCTGGTGCGGATCCTCGGCGACCTCTACCTCGACCTGCGCACCGCCACCGACCAGCGCCTGGTGCTCGAGATCGGTCTTGCCAGGGCCGCCCTGCCCGAGGCGTCCCTGGACGCCGACGCGCTCCTCGCCCGCATCGAGCGGCTCGAGCGGCGCCTGGCCATCGGCACCGGCGAGCCGGCCCAGGCCACCCCGCCCGCTGGTCCGAGCGTCGCCAGAGCCGCGGCGGGCCCGGTGTCCACCCCGTCCTCGGCGGGCCCGGTGTCCACCCCGTCCTCGGCCGGTCTGGCGTCCACCCGGGCTTCGGCCGGTCCGGTGCCGGCCAGCTCGGCGCCGTTCCGGTCGGCCGCGACCCCGGCCGCCCCCGCCGCCACGGGTGCCTCCGCTGCCTCGGGTGCTGCAGACCCAGCCGCTGGGGCGACCGGCGCCGCTCCGCCCGTTGACGGGCGCGCGGTCGCGCGAGCCGCACCAGCCTCCACCCGGGCACCCGCCGCTGCCGGCCGCGACGGCGGGAAGCGCGACGGCGGGAAGCGCGCAGGCAGCCCGGATGGCCAGGCGGGCTCGGGCGGGGACGGCGGCGCGCGCGCTGGCGGCCGGGCCGCTGCTTCCTCGACCCGCCAGAGCGTACCCAACGCTGGCTCCAGGGCGGCGGCGACCAGACCGACCCCTGCTTCCCCGAGCCACCAGGGCGCGCCCGACCCGGCCGTGGACGGCGACTGGGCCCCTGCCCCGCCGGCTCCCTCGGCCCCGATCGACCTGGACCTGGTCCTGCGGTCGTGGCCGCTCGTGGTCGACAAGGTCCGGGCGGCCAGCCGGGTGGCCGCCACCTACCTCGACAACGGCCGCCCGGTCGCCGTCGAGGGCCGCCAGGTGGTGGTCGAGTTCCCGCCGGAGAGCCGGTTCTACGCCGACGCGCTCTCCAAGGAGGGCCGCAGCAAGCGGGTCGACGCCGCGCTCGAGACCGTGCTCGGCGGCGGGCTCGGGATCCGCCTCACGGTCGGCGAGACCACTGCCGTCCCGGCGCCTACCGCCGACCTGCCGGCCACCAGCCCACCGGGCGGCGGCCCGCCGGCCACCGACCCTGAGCCGCTCCCGCCCGGCGAGCCGCCGCCCGCAGCGGTCGACCTGGCCGAGTTCGAGGTCGACCCGGAGAACGACCAGGGCGAGGTGCTCGACTCGGACGCAGACACCCGGGCGGTGGCAGACTGGGCCGCGCGGGAGCTGGGTGGCGAGGTGATCGCGGAGCGGCCCAACGACGAGGCCGGCCGGGGTGCCGCGACAGCCAGGACCAAGGAGCGGGGGCCGGGAGGCCGCGGCCAGCGCGGCCCGGCCAAGGAAAGGGGAAGGCGTTGA
- a CDS encoding MarR family transcriptional regulator codes for MPTTTSDTAAEDTSVGDIEQALTRLFRRGNQPRVHEQLIARAGVPLDRAAYAVVSRLGDCGPVRLSELAYRMGVDVSTACRQVQGLEQDGLVTRTVDPGDRRATLLRLSDEGSHVLGRVRKVRRAQLAKALGTWSAEDRRQFATLLDRMLNDLDALMETGS; via the coding sequence ATGCCGACCACGACCAGCGACACCGCGGCCGAAGACACGAGCGTTGGCGACATCGAACAGGCGCTCACTCGCTTGTTCCGGCGGGGCAACCAGCCCCGGGTCCACGAGCAGCTCATCGCCCGCGCCGGCGTGCCGCTCGACCGGGCCGCCTACGCGGTGGTGAGCCGCCTCGGGGACTGCGGCCCGGTCCGGCTCTCGGAGCTGGCGTATCGCATGGGGGTCGACGTGTCGACCGCCTGCCGGCAGGTCCAGGGGCTCGAGCAGGACGGGCTGGTGACCCGGACGGTCGACCCGGGGGACCGCCGGGCCACCCTGCTCCGGCTGTCGGACGAGGGCAGCCACGTCCTGGGCCGGGTCCGGAAGGTGCGCCGGGCCCAGCTCGCCAAGGCCCTCGGCACCTGGTCGGCCGAGGACCGCCGGCAGTTCGCCACCCTCCTGGACCGCATGCTGAACGACCTCGACGCGCTGATGGAGACTGGTTCATGA